In Patescibacteria group bacterium, one genomic interval encodes:
- a CDS encoding trypsin-like peptidase domain-containing protein, giving the protein MIEYLQRPNFAPELPKPKNKKKKSLFRHTVLLIVIISFFVGSLSGAAVSLIISSLTKVNFQQPMTNNQSPNLSHQPSTDSQPKIKIIDEESATINVVKKAAPAVVSIVITQEVSRYITEWSPFEEFFKDWPFFEFRIPQPKQTPQKEKQQVGRGTGFIISSDGLILTNKHVVDDQEADYSVITNEGKTLPAKVLATDPFNDIAVMKVEAKNLPTLPLGDSDRLEIGQSVIAIGFALGEFRNTVTKGVISGIGRNITAGGAGRTEQLENVIQTDAAINPGNSGGPLLNLKGEVIGINTAMSLEGQLIGFAIPINEAKYVVESVKKFGRVVRPFLGIRYLLINETIAKTNKLPVDYGALIVRGETATDFAVTPGSAADKAGLMENDIILELNGQKITPDNPLAKMIQKFKPGDEVTLKVLSRGKEKIIKVVLGEYKE; this is encoded by the coding sequence ATGATTGAATACCTTCAAAGACCAAATTTTGCGCCAGAATTACCAAAACCAAAAAATAAAAAGAAAAAATCTCTTTTCCGGCATACTGTTTTACTGATTGTCATTATTAGTTTTTTTGTTGGCTCTCTTTCAGGAGCGGCTGTCAGTCTAATCATTAGTAGTCTGACTAAAGTTAATTTTCAACAACCAATGACTAACAATCAATCGCCAAACCTCAGCCATCAGCCATCGACTGATAGTCAACCAAAAATAAAAATTATTGATGAGGAATCAGCGACCATCAATGTCGTGAAAAAAGCAGCACCAGCCGTTGTTAGTATTGTTATTACTCAAGAAGTTTCTCGTTACATTACAGAATGGTCTCCTTTTGAAGAATTTTTTAAAGATTGGCCATTTTTTGAATTTAGAATTCCTCAACCAAAACAAACGCCCCAGAAAGAAAAGCAACAGGTTGGCCGAGGCACTGGTTTTATTATCTCTTCTGATGGTTTAATTTTAACTAATAAACATGTAGTTGACGATCAAGAAGCCGATTATTCAGTCATTACTAATGAAGGAAAAACTTTACCGGCCAAAGTTTTAGCCACTGATCCTTTTAATGATATTGCGGTGATGAAGGTTGAGGCTAAAAATTTACCGACCCTGCCTTTAGGCGATTCTGATAGGTTAGAAATTGGCCAAAGCGTCATTGCTATCGGTTTTGCTTTAGGTGAATTTCGAAACACAGTCACCAAAGGAGTTATTTCAGGGATTGGACGAAACATTACTGCTGGCGGAGCTGGTCGGACCGAGCAGTTAGAGAATGTTATTCAAACTGATGCGGCCATTAATCCAGGCAATTCCGGCGGTCCGCTTTTAAATTTAAAAGGCGAGGTCATTGGCATTAACACTGCTATGTCTTTAGAAGGACAGCTTATTGGCTTTGCCATTCCTATAAACGAGGCCAAATATGTCGTTGAATCAGTAAAAAAATTTGGTCGAGTTGTTCGTCCATTTTTAGGCATTCGTTATCTCTTAATTAATGAAACGATTGCCAAAACTAACAAATTGCCAGTTGACTATGGGGCTTTGATTGTGCGAGGGGAAACAGCGACTGATTTTGCTGTCACTCCTGGTTCAGCTGCTGATAAAGCTGGTTTAATGGAAAATGATATTATTTTAGAATTAAATGGTCAAAAAATTACTCCAGATAATCCTTTAGCTAAAATGATTCAGAAATTTAAACCCGGCGACGAAGTGACATTAAAAGTCTTATCTAGAGGCAAAGAAAAAATAATCAAAGTAGTTTTAGGAGAATATAAGGAATAA
- a CDS encoding MGMT family protein, with the protein MLTKFQQKVYNLLKKIPKGQVTTYKILAEAIGRPRNWRQIGKILSQNPNLKDFPCFRVIKSNGRVGGYSRGIKQKITFLRKNGIIIKKDRIVNLESCLFKFNSKGKTQSAK; encoded by the coding sequence ATGTTGACAAAATTTCAGCAAAAGGTTTATAATTTATTAAAGAAAATTCCTAAGGGTCAGGTGACAACTTATAAAATTTTGGCAGAGGCCATTGGTCGGCCAAGAAATTGGCGACAAATTGGCAAAATTTTAAGTCAAAATCCAAACCTGAAAGATTTTCCTTGTTTTAGAGTAATAAAGTCTAATGGGAGGGTTGGGGGTTATTCAAGGGGTATAAAGCAAAAAATTACCTTTCTCAGAAAAAATGGTATAATAATCAAAAAGGACAGAATTGTAAATTTAGAAAGTTGTCTTTTTAAATTCAATTCAAAAGGCAAAACTCAAAGCGCAAAATAA
- a CDS encoding anaerobic ribonucleoside-triphosphate reductase activating protein, with amino-acid sequence MNFYGLKKVSLIEWPNKICAVLFVAGCNFRCPFCYNRDLVLNYQKLPKISEKKILNFLKSRKGLIDGVMISGGEPLAEREIKNKNDKIKNDLINFIKKVKKMGFSVGIETNGSNPKLLEKLIKEKLVDFVAMDIKSPLGSTSNVKCQMSKYEELTGVKVDLAKIKKSMEIIKNSGLDYEFRTTVAPLLSEKDILTIAKELKGAKRYALQIFQPIDSLINPSLAKMKFLTKNDLEKIGQKIKGYFKKFEIRG; translated from the coding sequence ATGAATTTTTATGGCTTAAAAAAGGTTTCTTTAATTGAATGGCCGAACAAGATTTGTGCTGTTCTTTTTGTCGCCGGTTGTAATTTTCGGTGCCCCTTTTGTTATAATCGCGATCTTGTTTTGAATTATCAGAAACTACCAAAAATTTCCGAGAAAAAAATTTTAAATTTCCTAAAATCAAGAAAAGGTTTAATTGACGGAGTAATGATTAGTGGCGGAGAGCCACTCGCGGAGCGAGAAATAAAAAATAAAAATGACAAAATAAAAAATGATTTAATAAATTTTATTAAAAAGGTGAAAAAAATGGGATTCAGTGTAGGTATAGAGACAAACGGCTCAAATCCAAAATTGTTAGAAAAATTAATTAAAGAAAAATTAGTTGATTTCGTGGCTATGGACATTAAGAGTCCTTTAGGTTCAACGTCAAACGTCAAATGTCAAATGTCAAAATATGAAGAGCTGACAGGCGTAAAAGTTGATTTGGCGAAAATAAAAAAGAGTATGGAAATCATTAAAAATTCTGGTCTTGATTATGAATTTCGGACAACGGTTGCCCCCCTGCTTTCTGAAAAAGATATTTTAACCATAGCCAAAGAATTGAAAGGAGCAAAAAGATATGCCTTACAAATTTTTCAACCAATTGACAGTTTAATTAATCCGTCACTAGCCAAAATGAAATTTCTAACAAAGAACGATTTAGAAAAAATTGGCCAAAAAATAAAAGGTTATTTTAAGAAGTTTGAAATTCGGGGATAA